From Micromonospora echinospora, one genomic window encodes:
- a CDS encoding DUF2975 domain-containing protein — MTPLRVFLVVLFGILVMLQTFSLPGQFAHMAEESPDMAYLRWPMTAVAVFWVLCVQVVIVATWKLLTLVKHDRIFSDAALRWVDAIVWAITAAWGVLVGVFLFVGFNASDPGLPLLLFLMVVGVAALGLLMVVMRALLRQATTLRTDMEAVI; from the coding sequence GTGACCCCGCTCAGAGTCTTCCTCGTGGTGTTGTTCGGGATCCTGGTCATGTTGCAGACCTTCTCGCTGCCCGGACAGTTCGCGCACATGGCCGAGGAGTCTCCGGACATGGCCTACCTCCGGTGGCCGATGACCGCTGTCGCGGTCTTCTGGGTGCTGTGCGTCCAGGTGGTGATCGTGGCCACCTGGAAGCTGCTCACCCTGGTCAAGCACGACCGCATCTTCAGCGACGCCGCCCTGCGCTGGGTGGACGCGATCGTGTGGGCGATCACCGCCGCCTGGGGGGTGCTGGTGGGCGTCTTCCTCTTCGTCGGCTTCAACGCGTCCGACCCCGGACTGCCGCTCCTGCTGTTCCTGATGGTGGTGGGTGTCGCCGCGCTGGGTCTGCTGATGGTGGTCATGCGGGCGCTGCTGCGGCAGGCCACCACCCTGCGGACCGACATGGAGGCGGTGATCTGA
- a CDS encoding helix-turn-helix domain-containing protein, with amino-acid sequence MPIVVRIDVELAKRKMSVGEFAERVGLTPANVAVLKNGRAKAVRFSTLEAMCRVLGCQPGDLLEWVED; translated from the coding sequence ATGCCCATCGTCGTCCGGATCGACGTCGAGCTGGCCAAACGCAAGATGAGCGTCGGTGAGTTCGCCGAGCGGGTCGGGCTCACCCCGGCGAACGTGGCCGTGCTCAAGAACGGGCGGGCCAAGGCGGTCCGGTTCAGCACCCTGGAGGCGATGTGCCGGGTGCTCGGCTGTCAGCCCGGTGACCTGCTCGAGTGGGTCGAGGACTGA